In one Agrobacterium tumefaciens genomic region, the following are encoded:
- a CDS encoding GFA family protein, which yields MSQAPATEHAQCLCGAVGFNAVIGAREFGVCHCSMCRRWSGGAFLAVECADISVENEENLGVYSSSEWGERCFCKNCGSTLMWRSKDGKHFAVSLQAFDNPSSFKFASQIFTDEKPSSYSFAETTQNMTGPEFIAMITSAEH from the coding sequence ATGAGCCAAGCCCCCGCGACAGAGCATGCGCAATGTCTTTGCGGCGCCGTCGGCTTCAACGCCGTCATCGGTGCCCGTGAATTTGGCGTTTGCCATTGCTCCATGTGCCGCCGCTGGTCCGGCGGTGCGTTTCTGGCTGTCGAATGCGCTGATATCTCCGTCGAAAACGAAGAGAACCTCGGCGTCTATTCCTCGTCGGAATGGGGTGAGCGCTGCTTCTGCAAGAATTGCGGCAGCACGCTGATGTGGCGTTCCAAGGACGGCAAACATTTTGCCGTTTCGCTGCAGGCTTTCGATAACCCTTCCAGTTTCAAGTTCGCGTCGCAGATTTTCACGGATGAGAAGCCTTCGAGCTACTCTTTCGCCGAAACCACGCAGAACATGACCGGCCCCGAATTCATCGCCATGATCACCTCGGCGGAGCACTAG
- a CDS encoding NADH-quinone oxidoreductase subunit B gives MGMSQNNSTLVAPQPKGIIDPSTGKPVGSNDAYFTEINDELADKGFLVTSTDELITWARTGSLMWMQFGLACCAVEGLMQASGPRYDMERFGVAPRASPRQSDVMIVAGTLTNKMAPALRKVYDQMPEPRYVISMGSCANGGGYYHYSYAVVRGCDRVVPVDIYVPGCPPTAEALLYGVLLLQKKIRRTGTIER, from the coding sequence ATGGGCATGAGCCAGAACAACAGCACGCTCGTTGCGCCGCAGCCGAAGGGGATCATCGATCCCTCGACCGGCAAGCCGGTTGGCAGCAACGATGCCTACTTCACGGAAATCAATGACGAGCTGGCCGACAAGGGCTTTCTCGTCACCTCGACCGACGAGCTGATCACCTGGGCGCGTACCGGCTCCCTGATGTGGATGCAGTTCGGTCTCGCCTGCTGCGCCGTCGAAGGCCTGATGCAGGCGTCCGGTCCGCGTTATGACATGGAGCGCTTCGGTGTCGCCCCGCGCGCCTCACCGCGCCAGTCTGACGTGATGATCGTCGCCGGCACGCTGACCAACAAGATGGCGCCGGCTCTGCGCAAGGTCTATGACCAGATGCCTGAGCCGCGTTACGTCATCTCCATGGGCTCCTGTGCCAATGGCGGCGGTTATTATCACTATTCCTACGCTGTCGTGCGCGGTTGCGACCGCGTCGTGCCGGTGGATATTTACGTTCCGGGCTGTCCCCCCACGGCGGAGGCGCTGCTTTATGGCGTGCTTCTGCTGCAGAAGAAGATTCGTCGTACCGGTACGATCGAGCGCTAA
- a CDS encoding HU family DNA-binding protein has translation MNKNELVSAVAEKAGLTKADAASAVDAVFETVQNELKSGGDIRLAGFGSFSVSRREASKGRNPSTGAEVDIPARNVPKFSAGKGLKDAVNS, from the coding sequence ATGAACAAGAACGAGCTCGTCTCTGCTGTTGCCGAAAAGGCTGGTCTCACGAAGGCAGATGCTGCTTCCGCTGTTGATGCGGTATTCGAAACCGTACAGAACGAACTGAAGAGCGGTGGCGACATCCGCCTCGCTGGCTTCGGCAGCTTCTCCGTTAGCCGCCGTGAAGCCTCCAAGGGCCGTAACCCTTCCACGGGTGCTGAAGTCGATATCCCGGCTCGCAACGTGCCGAAGTTTTCCGCAGGCAAGGGCCTGAAGGACGCTGTTAACTCGTAA
- the lon gene encoding endopeptidase La: MTNITSAASGGTYPVLPLRDIVVFPHMIVPLFVGREKSIRALEEVMGSDKQIMLVTQINASDDDPTPDAIHKVGTVANVLQLLKLPDGTVKVLVEGKGRAQIDEYTGREDFYEASATPLQEPAEDPVEIEALSRSVVSEFESYVKLNKKISPEVVGAAGQIDDYSKLADTVASHLSIKITEKQEMLETVSVKQRLEKALGFMEGEISVLQVEKRIRSRVKRQMEKTQREYYLNEQMKAIQKELGDGEDGRDEMAELEERIAKTKLSKEAKEKAEAEMKKLRQMSPMSAEATVVRNYLDWLLGLPWGKKSKIKTDLNAAEKILDQDHFGLDKVKERIVEYLAVQARASKIRGPILCLVGPPGVGKTSLAKSIAKATGREYVRMALGGVRDEAEIRGHRRTYIGSMPGKIVQSMKKAKKANPLFLLDEIDKMGMDFRGDPSSALLEVLDPEQNSTFMDHYLEVEYDLSDVMFVTTANTLNIPGPLMDRMEVIRIAGYTEDEKREIAKRHLLPKAIKEHALRPEEFSVSDDALMIVIQQYTREAGVRSFERELMKLARKAVTEIIKGKVKSVEVTAANVPDYLGVPRFRHGEAEREDQVGVVTGLAWTEVGGELLTIEGVMMPGKGRMTVTGNLKEVMKESISAAASYVRSRAVDFGIEPPRFDKSDIHVHVPEGATPKDGPSAGVAMATAIVSIMTGIPVSKDVAMTGEITLRGRVLPIGGLKEKLLAALRGGIKKVLIPEENAKDLAEIPDNVKNEMEIIPVSRMGEVIEHALLRKPEPIEWDGSIETPVIATVEGVDDGSQTIAH, encoded by the coding sequence ATGACGAACATCACGTCTGCGGCATCTGGCGGTACCTATCCGGTACTTCCCCTGCGCGACATTGTCGTTTTCCCGCATATGATCGTTCCCCTGTTCGTCGGGCGGGAAAAATCCATTCGTGCGCTCGAGGAAGTCATGGGTTCGGACAAGCAGATCATGCTTGTCACCCAGATCAACGCCAGCGATGACGATCCGACCCCGGACGCCATCCACAAGGTCGGCACGGTCGCCAACGTTCTCCAGCTCCTGAAGCTGCCCGATGGCACCGTCAAGGTTCTGGTGGAAGGCAAGGGCCGCGCCCAGATCGATGAATATACCGGCCGTGAAGACTTCTACGAAGCCTCCGCGACGCCGCTGCAGGAGCCTGCCGAAGATCCGGTCGAGATCGAGGCGCTGTCGCGTTCGGTCGTTTCGGAATTCGAGAGCTATGTAAAGCTCAACAAGAAGATTTCGCCGGAGGTTGTCGGCGCTGCCGGTCAGATCGACGATTATTCGAAGCTGGCCGATACGGTCGCTTCGCACCTGTCGATCAAGATCACCGAAAAGCAGGAAATGCTGGAAACCGTCAGCGTGAAGCAGCGGCTTGAAAAGGCGCTCGGCTTCATGGAAGGCGAGATTTCCGTGCTTCAGGTCGAAAAGCGCATCCGCTCGCGCGTCAAGCGCCAGATGGAGAAGACCCAGCGCGAATATTACCTGAACGAGCAGATGAAGGCGATCCAGAAGGAACTCGGCGACGGCGAAGACGGCCGCGACGAGATGGCCGAACTGGAAGAACGCATCGCCAAGACCAAGCTTTCCAAGGAGGCAAAGGAAAAGGCCGAGGCGGAAATGAAGAAGCTTCGCCAGATGAGCCCGATGTCCGCGGAAGCGACCGTCGTGCGCAACTATCTGGACTGGCTGCTGGGTCTGCCCTGGGGCAAGAAGTCGAAGATCAAGACCGACCTCAACGCTGCCGAAAAGATCCTCGATCAGGATCATTTCGGTCTGGACAAGGTCAAGGAACGCATCGTCGAGTATCTCGCCGTCCAGGCGCGCGCCTCGAAGATCCGCGGCCCCATCCTGTGCCTCGTCGGCCCTCCCGGCGTCGGCAAGACCTCGCTCGCCAAGTCGATCGCCAAGGCGACCGGCCGCGAATATGTGCGCATGGCGCTGGGTGGCGTTCGTGACGAAGCGGAAATCCGTGGTCACCGCCGCACCTATATCGGCTCCATGCCGGGCAAGATCGTACAGTCGATGAAGAAGGCCAAGAAGGCCAATCCGCTGTTCCTGCTCGACGAAATCGACAAGATGGGCATGGATTTCCGTGGTGACCCGTCGTCTGCTCTGCTCGAGGTGCTCGATCCGGAACAGAACTCCACCTTCATGGACCACTACCTTGAAGTGGAATACGACTTGTCCGACGTGATGTTCGTGACCACGGCCAACACGCTGAACATTCCGGGTCCCCTGATGGACCGTATGGAAGTGATCCGCATCGCCGGCTACACCGAAGACGAAAAGCGCGAAATCGCCAAGCGTCACCTGTTGCCGAAGGCGATCAAGGAACACGCCCTGCGTCCGGAAGAGTTCTCGGTCAGCGATGACGCCCTGATGATCGTCATCCAGCAGTACACCCGTGAGGCGGGCGTGCGCAGCTTCGAGCGCGAGCTGATGAAGCTTGCACGAAAGGCCGTGACCGAGATCATCAAGGGCAAGGTCAAGTCCGTGGAAGTCACCGCAGCCAACGTTCCGGATTATCTGGGCGTTCCGCGGTTCCGCCATGGCGAGGCCGAGCGCGAGGATCAGGTCGGTGTCGTCACCGGTCTTGCCTGGACGGAAGTTGGCGGTGAGCTGCTCACCATCGAAGGCGTGATGATGCCGGGCAAGGGCCGCATGACGGTGACCGGCAACCTCAAGGAAGTGATGAAGGAATCCATTTCGGCGGCGGCATCTTACGTCCGCTCGCGCGCCGTGGATTTCGGCATCGAACCGCCGCGCTTCGACAAGAGCGACATCCACGTCCACGTTCCGGAAGGTGCGACCCCGAAGGACGGACCCTCTGCAGGTGTTGCCATGGCAACCGCCATCGTCTCCATCATGACTGGCATTCCGGTCTCGAAGGATGTGGCGATGACGGGCGAGATCACGCTTCGTGGTCGCGTGCTGCCCATCGGCGGCCTGAAGGAAAAGCTGCTTGCGGCGCTTCGCGGCGGCATCAAGAAGGTGCTGATCCCGGAAGAAAACGCCAAGGATCTGGCGGAGATTCCGGACAATGTGAAGAACGAGATGGAAATCATCCCGGTTTCGCGCATGGGCGAGGTGATCGAACACGCGCTGCTTCGCAAGCCGGAACCCATCGAGTGGGACGGCAGCATCGAGACGCCTGTTATCGCCACCGTCGAAGGTGTCGATGACGGCAGCCAGACGATCGCGCATTGA
- a CDS encoding NADH-quinone oxidoreductase subunit C, with protein MSEALNDLAAYVKEARGSLVVSADIAYGELTLNTTPESVIALLTFLRDDVQCGFVNIIDICGVDWPQREKRFDVVYHLLSPRQNLRVRIKLQVAEDEGVPSSTSVYMGAEWFEREAWDMYGIPFEGHKDLRRILTDYGFEGHPLRKDFPVTGFVEVRYDDVLKRVLYEPVELKQEFRNFDFLSPWEGTEYVLPGDEKAKQ; from the coding sequence ATGAGCGAAGCTCTCAACGATCTTGCTGCTTACGTTAAGGAAGCGCGCGGTTCCCTCGTGGTGTCGGCTGATATCGCCTATGGCGAACTGACGCTGAACACGACGCCTGAAAGTGTGATCGCGCTTTTGACCTTCCTGCGTGACGACGTGCAGTGCGGTTTTGTCAACATCATCGACATTTGCGGCGTTGACTGGCCGCAGCGCGAAAAGCGTTTCGATGTCGTCTATCACCTGCTGTCGCCGCGCCAGAACCTGCGCGTCCGCATCAAGCTGCAGGTAGCGGAAGACGAGGGCGTGCCGTCTTCGACCTCCGTTTACATGGGTGCCGAATGGTTCGAGCGCGAAGCCTGGGACATGTATGGCATTCCGTTCGAAGGCCATAAGGACCTTCGCCGTATCCTCACCGATTACGGTTTCGAAGGCCATCCGCTGCGCAAGGATTTTCCGGTTACCGGCTTTGTGGAAGTGCGTTACGATGACGTGCTGAAACGGGTTCTTTATGAACCGGTCGAACTGAAGCAGGAATTCCGCAACTTCGATTTCCTCTCCCCATGGGAAGGAACCGAATATGTTCTCCCGGGTGACGAAAAGGCCAAGCAATGA
- a CDS encoding NADH-quinone oxidoreductase subunit A — translation MTELLSSYIPIAIFIGIALVIGLALLIAPFAVAYKAPDPEKLSAFECGFNAFDDARMKFDIRFYLVSILFIIFDLEVAFLFPWAVSFGEMGWFGFWSMMVFLLVLTIGFIYEWKKGALEWA, via the coding sequence ATGACTGAACTCCTCAGTTCCTACATTCCGATCGCAATCTTCATCGGTATCGCTCTCGTCATTGGCCTGGCGCTTCTCATTGCGCCTTTCGCGGTTGCCTACAAGGCTCCGGACCCGGAAAAGCTTTCCGCTTTCGAGTGCGGTTTCAACGCCTTCGACGATGCCCGCATGAAGTTCGATATCCGTTTTTATCTGGTGTCGATCCTGTTCATCATCTTCGATCTGGAAGTCGCCTTCCTCTTCCCCTGGGCGGTGTCTTTTGGTGAGATGGGCTGGTTCGGTTTTTGGTCGATGATGGTATTCCTCCTCGTCCTCACCATCGGCTTTATCTATGAGTGGAAGAAGGGAGCGCTGGAATGGGCATGA
- a CDS encoding esterase-like activity of phytase family protein: MAFRFSHMALTAALLTSAAFPAAAEPVFNRIASFPVAKNLPADKDAKSVTSAEIVTASEDGKTLIYSDSPLGGIGFIDITDAKAPKAGGALLLEGEPTSVAVAGVKVLAGVNTSENRAKPSGKLVTVDIATKKIEASCDLGGQPDSVAVSPDKTFAAIAIENERDEEVNEGALPQMPAGYLVTVGLKNGVADCGTLKKIELTGLAEIAPEDPEPEFVSINANGEIALTLQENNHIVILDGKTGTVKTHFSAGKVDLEGVDTKSDGQLKFTDKQEGRKREPDAVKWLDNDRIVIANEGDWQGGSRGFTIFDKTGKLVYESGSSLEHAVAAIGHYPEKRSKAKGIEPEGLEAATFGDQKYFFVLAERASVVAVYKDTGKEPELTQLLPSGVSPEGAVAIPSRNLLVTANEVDLVEDGGVRSHVMLYERAEGEAAYPQLVSATVDGAPIGWGALSGLVGDAEKPGILYAVSDSVYGNQPSIFTIDATKKPATITSVLRVKRDGIAAQKLDIEGITLDGKGGFWLASEGDSAKLVPHALYNVNAKGEIKAEIALPKELLAGETRFGFEGVTMIGKGDDATLWMAVQREWGTDEKGIVKLVSYNPKSKEWGAVRYPLDKTEAGWVGLSEITAQGDYVYIVERDNQIGDKAKIKKLYRVAIADLKPSKIGGELPLVAKQEAHDFLPDLKAQTNGYVVDKLEGFTFDKAGTAYAVTDNDGVDDSSGETLFFTVDLKAIN; this comes from the coding sequence ATGGCGTTCCGATTTTCTCACATGGCTTTGACTGCTGCGCTGCTCACATCCGCAGCCTTTCCGGCTGCGGCCGAGCCGGTTTTTAACCGCATTGCATCCTTTCCGGTGGCGAAGAACCTTCCCGCGGACAAGGACGCCAAGTCCGTCACCTCAGCTGAAATCGTCACTGCCAGCGAAGACGGCAAGACGCTGATCTATTCGGACAGCCCGCTTGGCGGCATCGGCTTCATCGACATCACCGATGCGAAGGCCCCCAAGGCTGGCGGCGCCCTGCTGCTCGAAGGCGAGCCGACCTCTGTCGCCGTCGCAGGCGTCAAGGTTCTGGCCGGCGTCAATACGTCGGAAAACCGCGCCAAGCCGTCCGGCAAGCTGGTAACGGTAGATATCGCCACCAAGAAGATCGAGGCAAGCTGTGATCTCGGTGGCCAGCCTGATTCCGTCGCCGTTTCCCCGGACAAGACCTTTGCCGCCATCGCGATCGAAAACGAACGCGACGAAGAGGTGAACGAAGGCGCCCTGCCGCAAATGCCCGCCGGTTATCTGGTCACGGTCGGCCTGAAGAACGGCGTCGCTGACTGTGGAACGCTGAAGAAGATCGAACTGACTGGCCTTGCCGAAATCGCTCCGGAAGATCCGGAACCGGAATTCGTCTCGATCAATGCCAATGGCGAGATCGCGCTCACGCTGCAGGAAAACAACCACATCGTCATCCTCGACGGCAAGACCGGCACGGTGAAGACGCATTTCTCCGCCGGTAAGGTCGATCTCGAAGGCGTCGATACGAAAAGCGATGGCCAGCTGAAGTTCACCGACAAGCAGGAAGGCCGCAAGCGCGAGCCGGATGCCGTGAAGTGGCTGGACAATGACCGCATCGTCATCGCCAATGAAGGTGATTGGCAGGGCGGTTCGCGCGGTTTCACCATCTTCGACAAGACCGGAAAGCTCGTCTACGAATCGGGTTCGTCGCTCGAACATGCGGTTGCGGCCATCGGCCACTATCCGGAGAAGCGCTCCAAGGCCAAGGGCATCGAGCCGGAAGGTCTGGAAGCGGCAACATTCGGTGACCAGAAATACTTCTTCGTGCTTGCCGAGCGCGCCTCTGTCGTTGCTGTCTACAAGGACACCGGCAAGGAGCCGGAACTGACGCAGCTTCTGCCGTCCGGCGTTTCGCCGGAGGGAGCCGTCGCCATTCCGTCGCGCAACCTTCTGGTTACGGCAAACGAGGTCGATCTGGTCGAGGATGGCGGCGTTCGCTCGCATGTCATGCTTTACGAGCGTGCCGAAGGCGAGGCGGCCTATCCGCAGCTCGTCTCCGCCACCGTCGACGGCGCGCCGATCGGTTGGGGCGCTCTTTCGGGTCTGGTCGGCGATGCCGAGAAGCCCGGCATTCTCTACGCCGTGTCCGACTCGGTCTATGGCAACCAGCCGTCGATCTTCACCATCGACGCAACGAAGAAACCCGCCACCATTACCAGTGTGCTGCGCGTCAAGCGTGACGGCATCGCTGCCCAGAAGCTCGACATCGAAGGCATCACCCTCGACGGTAAGGGCGGCTTCTGGCTGGCATCGGAAGGCGATAGCGCCAAGCTTGTTCCGCACGCGCTCTACAACGTCAACGCCAAGGGTGAAATCAAGGCTGAAATCGCGCTGCCGAAGGAACTTCTTGCCGGTGAGACCCGCTTCGGTTTCGAAGGCGTGACCATGATCGGCAAGGGCGACGATGCGACGCTGTGGATGGCCGTTCAGCGCGAATGGGGAACGGACGAGAAGGGCATTGTCAAGCTCGTCTCCTATAACCCGAAGTCCAAGGAATGGGGCGCCGTGCGTTACCCGCTCGACAAGACCGAGGCAGGCTGGGTCGGCCTTTCCGAAATCACCGCCCAGGGCGACTATGTCTATATCGTCGAGCGCGACAACCAGATCGGCGACAAGGCGAAGATCAAGAAGCTCTACCGCGTTGCAATCGCAGACCTGAAGCCGAGCAAGATCGGCGGCGAACTGCCACTGGTGGCCAAGCAGGAAGCGCATGATTTCCTGCCGGACCTCAAGGCCCAGACCAATGGTTATGTCGTCGACAAGCTGGAAGGCTTCACCTTCGACAAGGCGGGAACGGCCTATGCGGTCACCGACAATGATGGCGTCGACGATTCGTCCGGTGAAACGCTGTTCTTCACTGTCGATCTGAAGGCGATCAACTGA